The Capsicum annuum cultivar UCD-10X-F1 chromosome 1, UCD10Xv1.1, whole genome shotgun sequence sequence TGGCCCATCAATCTTGGTACGCTCGCGTCATTACCTTCAGGAACTTCCTTTTTGTAATTTAGAAACCGCATAATGAAAATGTTTTCATCCATAAATTCATCATAGCGATCTTTTAGCCCTAGACCCTCGAAAATCATCCTTTTCACCATTGCATCCAATTCCTTAATTGAACTTGAGTAGGAGTTTACCATTTTGCTGCATTCATGCcaaattttaaattactttataTATGGTTAAATTCAACGTATAATAACTCATAAAAGTTGGTAATGTATACAAGGTGATGAGGATTATATATAAGTAACACAAAAAAGACATGTGAGAGTTAGTGCCAAATTTGATTCAAAGACATGTGAgaatttgtaattttcttttttacaggaatgttaagaaatcataaataagaaaataattttactaattaTCTTTTAAAGAATCATTTGGGAACTTTACAAACAAGTGTCTAAtacttggaaaaaaaaaattaattgcaaGGATAATATGAGAAAAAGTTAATTAATGTTTTCTTGATTTATAAGACAGACAACTAATATGGGACAATTATCTTTAGTAAGATGATCAACTAATATGGGACAGAGAAAGTATTAAACAAAATATTATGGGGTTGTTTGATTTGTGGGATATATCATGTATATATTCGGGATATATCacataattcaaaggtctttcatattttcttaaactccgtatcAAATCGAATAAATTAAAACAGAGAGCAGTAGTACTCCCTCAGTTTCATTTTAGTTGTTATATTCTTCTTTTTAAgagtcaaataatataaattttaaccAACATtttatagtatgatttttcattatatttacaTGAGAAAAATTGCAATACATAGTACTTTAccatatagtttttaaaattaatcaaattaaccCTAGAAAAGTAAAACTTGTCAACTAAAAAGGAACGGAGTGAGCATTAAATGAAGAAAACATACCAAAATTGAGGTCAAATAATTGAAAACCAATATAATGTTTAATTACTAAGTAGTATTAATTAATGTCGGGTTTGGACCCCGGGTATGAAGAAAATCTTATTTGGAGCATCACCCCAGAGTGAACCCTGCATTATTCGATTCGGATTAATCGAGGCTCCAATGCAAACCCTAGACGAAGAACCAAAAGAAAAAGTAGttttaataaagaaaacataCCAAAAGTGAGGATTTCCATCTTCAGGCCAAAAGGTATTAGCAAAGATTTCAATGCTTCCAGGAAGTAGCAAATCCATAGTGCGCCTAAAATTATTGTATCTTGCTCTTGGAATTTCTTTTACATACTTATCAAAGGGTTTACCTACATACTCTTTCACTTTCTCCTCCATTGgatatatttcttcttttaatttactAAACAACTCTTTCTCAGTTTCCTTTGGTGTCTTATCATATATTGCTTCAAAACAACCATTCTCTTCTAAGGCTTGGATAACTTGAGCTTTTGTTGATTCCCACTCTTCACTACCTGGTTTCATGTTTGGGTTGCAAAAATCTATGGTTGGAATTGTGTTGGATGCcataatataatttgatcttcttttagatatATAAAACTTAATTACTCTTCCCTTCCCTTAGCTTCTacctctctctatatatactaCTAGTCTTCTAGTAGGTACACGGTTTGCGTGTGTACaatgttttaccttttttttttatcattcagTGTCCGGTTACCGCATTGGAGCCTGAGT is a genomic window containing:
- the LOC107853326 gene encoding probable 2-oxoglutarate-dependent dioxygenase AOP1, producing MASNTIPTIDFCNPNMKPGSEEWESTKAQVIQALEENGCFEAIYDKTPKETEKELFSKLKEEIYPMEEKVKEYVGKPFDKYVKEIPRARYNNFRRTMDLLLPGSIEIFANTFWPEDGNPHFCKMVNSYSSSIKELDAMVKRMIFEGLGLKDRYDEFMDENIFIMRFLNYKKEVPEGNDASVPRLMGHTDSGFLTIVKQGLPGLQVLEKNGEWIEPNVSPNSYIVSAADSMLAYTNGRLKSAFHRVKIAGDTDRFSIILFTSSKPGYIIDTPKELVDEEHPKLYKPYDVTDYYKFISKSAYETGNALKAFNESLN